The Lacipirellula parvula genome window below encodes:
- the dprA gene encoding DNA-processing protein DprA: MATTADPLNLDEAARAEILLALTPDVGPILRARLLERFGVAAEVFAASEAALQGVQGIGPKISRRILGARHEVQLDAQLAIAREHGLRILLPQWPGYPRSLQEIPDPPGVLFVRGEIEPADQMAVAIVGTRRATHYGKKQAERLAAGLARAGITVVSGMARGIDGAVHRAAMAAGGRTIAVLASGVLNPFPPEHVKLAEEIEQQGAVLSEAAPTMPPLAGMFPQRNRIISGLTMGTIVVEAALRSGALITARHAMEQGREVFAVPGPVDSPGSAGPHHLLRDGAKLVTCVDDVLEELGPLAESAPDQRGGTIRVAAEVLLNDIEHAVLQAIEPTGSMLDDVAASCEMPIHRVLATVSVLESRRLVRKVAGNRVARI; this comes from the coding sequence ATGGCGACGACTGCAGATCCGCTGAATCTTGACGAAGCGGCCCGCGCGGAGATCTTGCTCGCGCTGACGCCCGACGTGGGGCCGATTCTGCGGGCCCGTCTGCTTGAACGCTTCGGCGTCGCGGCGGAGGTCTTCGCCGCGTCCGAAGCGGCGCTGCAGGGGGTGCAAGGCATCGGGCCGAAGATCTCGCGGCGGATTCTGGGCGCTCGGCATGAAGTGCAGCTCGATGCTCAGCTCGCGATCGCCCGCGAGCATGGGCTGCGGATCTTGTTGCCGCAGTGGCCGGGGTACCCGCGGTCGCTGCAGGAGATTCCTGACCCGCCCGGCGTGTTGTTCGTCCGCGGCGAGATCGAGCCGGCCGACCAGATGGCGGTCGCGATCGTCGGCACGCGACGGGCGACGCACTATGGCAAGAAGCAGGCCGAGCGGCTTGCGGCGGGGCTGGCTCGCGCGGGGATCACCGTGGTGAGCGGCATGGCCCGCGGCATCGACGGCGCCGTGCATCGCGCTGCGATGGCAGCGGGCGGCCGAACGATCGCGGTGCTCGCGAGCGGCGTGCTTAATCCGTTTCCGCCGGAGCATGTGAAGCTGGCCGAGGAGATCGAACAACAAGGCGCCGTGCTGAGCGAAGCGGCCCCGACGATGCCACCGCTGGCGGGGATGTTCCCCCAGCGGAACCGCATCATCAGCGGGCTGACGATGGGGACGATCGTCGTCGAAGCCGCCCTGCGGAGCGGCGCCCTCATCACCGCGCGGCATGCGATGGAGCAAGGCCGCGAGGTCTTCGCCGTGCCGGGACCGGTTGATAGTCCTGGTTCCGCCGGCCCGCATCATTTGCTGCGCGATGGGGCGAAACTGGTCACCTGCGTCGACGACGTGCTGGAAGAACTCGGCCCGCTGGCGGAGTCGGCGCCCGATCAGCGGGGCGGCACGATTCGCGTTGCTGCGGAGGTGCTGCTCAACGACATCGAGCATGCGGTGCTGCAAGCGATCGAGCCGACGGGGTCGATGCTCGACGACGTGGCGGCGAGTTGCGAGATGCCAATCCACCGCGTGCTAGCGACGGTGAGCGTGCTGGAATCGCGACGGCTGGTGCGGAAGGTGGCGGGGAATCGGGTAGCTCGGATTTGA